The Pan troglodytes isolate AG18354 chromosome 1, NHGRI_mPanTro3-v2.0_pri, whole genome shotgun sequence genome includes a region encoding these proteins:
- the SPEN gene encoding msx2-interacting protein isoform X6: MVRETRHLWVGNLPENVREEKIIEHFKRYGRVESVKILPKRGSEGGVAAFVDFVDIKSAQKAHNSVNKMGDRDLRTDYNEPGTIPSAARGLDDTVSIASRSREVSGFRGGGGGPAYGPPPSLHAREGRYERRLDGASDNRERAYEHSAYGHHERGTGGFDRTRHYDQDYYRDPRERTLQHGLYYASRSRSPNRFDAHDPRYEPRAREQFTLPSVVHRDIYRDDITREVRGRRPERNYQHSRSRSPHSSQSRNQSPQRLASQASRPTRSPSGSGSRSRSSSSDSISSSSSTSSDSSDSSSSSSDDSPARSVQSAAVPAPTSQLLSSLEKDEPRKSFGIKVQNLPVRSTDTSLKDGLFHEFKKFGKVTSVQIHGTSEERYGLVFFRQQEDQEKALTASKGKLFFGMQIEVTAWIGPETESENEFRPLDERIDEFHPKATRTLFIGNLEKTTTYHDLRNIFQRFGEIVDIDIKKVNGVPQYAFLQYCDIASVCKAIKKMDGEYLGNNRLKLGFGKSMPTNCVWLDGLSSNVSDQYLTRHFCRYGPVLKVVFDRLKGMALVLYNEIEYAQAAVKETKGRKIGGNKIKVDFANRESQLAFYHCMEKSGQDIRDFYEMLAERREERRASYDYNQDRTYYESVRTPGTYPEDSRRDYPARGREFYSEWETYQGDYYESRYYDDPREYRDYRNDPYEQDIREYSYRQRERERERERFESDRDRDHERRPIERSQSPVHLRRPQSPGASPSQAERLPSDSERRLYSRSSDRSGSCSSLSPPRYEKLDKSRLERYTKNEKTDKERTFDPERVERERRLIRKEKVEKDKTDKQKRKGKVHSPSSQSSETDQENEREQSPEKPRSCNKLSREKADKEGIAKNRLELMPCVVLTRVKEKEGKVIDHTPVEKLKAKLDNDTVKSSALDQKLQVSQTEPAKSDLSKLESVRMKVPKEKGLSSHVEVVEKEGRLKARKHLKPEQPADGVSAVDLEKLEARKRRFADSNLKAEKQKPEVKKSSPEMEDARMLSKKQPDVSSREVILLREGEAERKPVRKEILKRESKKIKLDRLNTVASPKDCQELASISVGSGSRPSSDLQARLGEPAGESVENQEVQSKKPIPSKPQLKQLQVLDDQGPEREDVRKNYCSLRDETPERKSGQEKSHSVNTEEKIGIDIDHTQSYRKQMEQSRRKQQMEMEIAKSEKFGSPKKDVDEYERRSLVHEVGKPPQDVTDDSPPSKKKRMDHVDFDICTKRERNYRSSRQISEDSERTGGSPSVRHGSFHEDEDPIGSPRLLSVKGSPKVDEKVLPYSNITVREESLKFNPYDSSRREQMADMAKIKLSVLNSEDELNRWDSQMKQDASRFDVSFPNSIIKRDSLRKRSVRDLEPGEVPSDSDEDGEHKSHSPRASALYESSRLSFLLRDREDKLRERDERLSSSLERNKFYSFALDKTITPDTKALLERAKSLSSSREENWSFLDWDSRFANFRNNKDKEKVDSAPRPIPSWYMKKKKIRTDSEGKMDDKKEDHKEEEQERQELFASRFLHSSIFEQDSKRLQHLERKEEDSDFISGRIYGKQTSEGANSTTDSIQEPVVLFHSRFMELTRMQQKEKEKDQKPKEVEKQEDTENHPKTPESAPENKDSELKTPPSVGPPSVTVVTLESAPSALEKTTGDKTVEAPLVTEEKTVEPATVSEEAKPASEPAPAPVEQLEQVDLPPGADPNKEAAVMPAGVEEGSSGDQPPYLDAKPPTPGASFSQAESNVDPEPDSTQPLSKPAQKSEEASEPKAEKPDATADAEPDANQKAEAAPESQPPASEDLEVDPPVAAKDKKPNKSKRSKTPVQAAAVSIVEKPVTRKSERIDREKLKRSNSPRGEAQKLLELKMEAEKITRTASKNSAADLEHPEPSLPLSRTRRRNVRSVYATMGDHENRSPVKEPVEQPRVTRKRLERELQEAAAVPTTPRRGRPPKTRRRADEEEENEAKEPAETLKPPEGWRSPRSQKTAAGGGPQGKKGKNEPKVDATRPEATTEVGPQIGVKESSMEPKAAEEEAGSEQKRDRKDAGTDKNPPETAPVEVVEKKPAPEKNSKSKRGRSRNSRLAVDKSASLKNVDAAVSPRGAAAQAGERESGVVAVSPEKSESPQKEDGLSSQLKSDPVDPDKEPEKEDVSASGPSPEATQLAKQMELEQAVEHIAKLAEASAAYKADAPEGLAPEDRDKPAHQASETELAAAIGSIINDISGEPENFPAPPPYPGESQTDLQPPAGAQALQPSEEGMETDEAVSGILETEAATESSRPPVNAPDPSAGPTDTKEARGNSSETSHSVPEAKGSKEVEVTLVRKDKGRQKTTRSRRKRNTNKKVVAPVESHVPESDQAQGESPAANEGTTVQHPEAPQEEKQSEKPHSTPPQSCTSDLSKIPPPENSSQEISVEERTPTKASVPSDLPPPPQPAPVDEEPQARFRVHSIIESDPVTPPSDPSIPIPTLPSVTAAKLSPPVASGGIPHQSPPTKVTEWITRQEEPRAQSTPSPALPPDTKASDVDTSSSTLRKILMDPKYVSATSVTSTSVTTAIAEPVSAAPCLHEAPPPPVDSKKPLEEKTAPPVTNNSETQASEVLVAADKEKVAPVIAPKITSVISRMPVSIDLENSQKITLAKPAPQTLTGLVSALTGLVNVSLVPVNALKGPVKGSVTTLKSLVSTPAGPVNVLKGPVNVLTGPVNVLTTPVNATVGTVNAAPGTVNAAASAVNATASAVTVTAGAVTAASGGVTATTGTVTMAGAVIAPSARCKQRASANENSRFHPGSMPVIDDRPADAGSGAGLRVNTSEGVVLLSYSGQKTEGPQRISAKISQIPPASAMDIEFQQSVSKSQVKPDSVTASQPPSKGPQAPAGYANVATHSTLVLTAQTYNASPVISSVKADRPSLEKPEPIHLSVSTPVTQGGTVKVLTQGINTPPVLVHNQLVLTPSIVTTNKKLADPVTLKIETKVLQPANLGSTLTPHHPPALSSKLPTEVNHVPSGPSIPADRTVSHLAAAKLDAHSPRPSGPGPSSFPRASHPSSTASTALSTNATVMLAAGIPVPQFISSIHPEQSVIMPPHSITQTVSLSHLSQGEVRMNTPTLPSITYSIRPEALHSPRAPLQPQQIEVRAPQRASTPQPAPAGVPALASQHPPEEEVHYHLPVARATAPVQSEVLVMQSEYRLHPYTVPRDVRIMVHPHVTAVSEQPRAADGVVKVPPASKAPQQPGKEAAKTPDAKAAPTPTPAPVPVPVPLPAAAPAPHGEARILTVTPSNQLQGLPLTPPVVVTHGVQIVHSSGELFQEYRYGDIRTYHPPAQLTHTQFPAASSVGLPSRTKTAAQGPPPEGEPLQPPQPVQSTQPAQPAPPCPPSQLGQPGQPPSSKMPQVSQEAKGTQTGVEQPRLPAGPANRPPEPHTQVQRAQAETGPTSFPSPVSVSMKPDLPVSLPTQTAPKQPLFVPTTSGPSTPPGLVLPHTEFQPTPKQDSSPHLTSQRPVDMVQLLKKYPIVWQGLLALKNDTAAVQLHFVSGNNVLAHRSLPLSEGGPPLRIAQRMRLEATQLEGVARRMTPAYVLQIFPPCEFSESHLSRLAPDLLASISNISPHLMIVIASV; encoded by the exons CAGTGATTCCAGCAGTAGTTCAAGTGATGATTCTCCAGCTCGATCAGTTCAGTCTGCAGCAGTCCCAGCACCCACTTCCCAGTTGCTTTCATCTCTGGAAAAAGATGAGCCCCGTAAAAGTTTTGGGATCAAGGTCCAGAATCTTCCAGTACGCTCTACAG ATACAAGCCTTAAAGATGGCCTTTTCCATGAATTTAAGAAATTTGGAAAAGTAACTTCAGTGCAGATACATGGAACTTCAGAAGAGAGGTATGGTCTGGTATTCTTTCGGCAGCAAGAGGACCAAGAAAAAGCCTTGACTGCATCAAAAGGAAAACTTTTCTTTGGCATGCAGATTGAAGTAACAGCATGGATAGGTCCAG aaacagaaagtgaaaATGAATTTCGCCCCTTGGATGAAAGGATAGATGAATTTCACCCCAAAGCAACAAGAACTCTCTTTATTGGCAACCTTGAAAAAACCACTACTTACCATGACCTTCGCAACATCTTCCAGCGCTTTGGAGAAATTGTG GATATTGACATTAAGAAAGTAAATGGAGTTCCTCAGTATGCGTTTCTGCAATACTGTGATATTGCTAGCGTTTGTAAAGCTATTAAGAAGATGGATGGGGAATATCTTGGAAATAATCGCCTCAAG CTGGGTTTTGGAAAGAGCATGCCTACAAACTGCGTGTGGCTAGATGGGCTTTCTTCGAATGTGTCAGATCAGTATTTAACACGACATTTCTGCCGATATGGGCCTGTGTTAAAG gtGGTGTTTGACCGCTTAAAAGGCATGGCCCTGGTTCTCTACAATGAAATTGAATATGCACAAGCAGCTGTAAAAGAGACCAAAGGAAGGAAAATCGGTGGGAATAAAATTAAG gtggatTTTGCAAATCGGGAAAGTCAGCTGGCTTTTTATCACTGCATGGAGAAATCTGGTCAAGACATCAGAGACTTTTATGAAATGTTAGCCGAAAGAAG AGAGGAACGAAGGGCATCCTACGACTATAACCAAGATCGTACATATTATGAGAGTGTTCGAACTCCAGGCACTTATCCTGAGGATTCCAGGCGGGACTATCCAGCTCGAGGGAGAGAGTTTTATTCAGAATGGGAAACTTACCAAGGAGACTACTATGAATCACGATACTACGATGATCCTCGGGAATACAGGGATTACAGGAATGATCCTTATGAACAAGATATTAGGGAATATAGTTACAGGCAAAGGGAACGAGAAAGAGAACGTGAAAGATTTGAGTCTGACCGGGACAGAGACCATGAGAGGAGGCCAATTGAACGAAGTCAAAGTCCTGTTCACTTGCGACGTCCACAGAGTCCTGGAGCGTCTCCCTCTCAGGCAGAGAGGTTGCCGAGTGATTCTGAGAGGAGGCTTTACAGCCGATCCTCAGACCGGAGTGGAAGCTGTAGCTCACTCTCCCCTCCAAGATATGAGAAACTTGACAAATCTCGTTTGGAGCGctatacaaaaaatgaaaagacagataAAGAACGAACTTTTGATCCAGagagagtggagagagagagacgcTTAATACGGAAGGAAAAAGTGGAAAAGGACAAAACTGACAAGCAGAAACGCAAAGGAAAGGTTCACTCCCCTAGTTCTCAGTCTTCAGAAACGGACCAAGAAAATGAGCGAGAGCAAAGCCCTGAAAAGCCCAGGAGTTGTAATAAACTGAGCAGAGAGAAAGCTGACAAAGAGGGAATAGCGAAAAACCGCCTGGAACTCATGCCTTGCGTGGTTTTGACTCgagtgaaagagaaagagggaaaggtcATTGACCACACTCCtgtggaaaagttgaaagccAAGCTTGATAATGACACTGTCAAATCTTCTGCCCTGGACCAGAAACTTCAGGTCTCTCAGACGGAGCCTGCAAAATCTGACTTGTCTAAACTGGAATCAGTTAGAATGAAAGTACCAAAGGAAAAGGGGCTTTCAAGCCATGTTGAAGTGGTGGAGAAGGAAGGCAGGCTTAAAGCCAGGAAGCACCTCAAGCCTGAGCAGCCTGCAGATGGGGTAAGTGCTGTGGATCTGGAGAAGCTGGAAGCAAGGAAAAGGCGCTTTGCAGATTCcaatttaaaagcagaaaagcaaAAACCAGAGGTCAAGAAAAGCAGTCCAGAGATGGAGGATGCTCGCATGCTTTCAAAAAAGCAGCCTGACGTGTCCTCTAGAGAGGTCATTCTGCTGAGGGAAGGAGAGGCTGAAAGAAAGCCTGTGAGGAAAGAAATTCTTAAAAGAGaatctaaaaaaatcaaactggaCAGACTTAATACTGTTGCCAGCCCCAAAGACTGTCAGGAGCTTGCCAGTATTTCTGTTGGGTCTGGCTCAAGGCCCAGCTCAGACCTACAAGCAAGACTGGGAGAACCAGCAGGTGAATCTGTGGAAAATCAAGAAGTCCAATCAAAAAAGCCCATTCCCTCAAAACCACAACTCAAACAGCTGCAGGTATTAGATGATCAAGGACCAGAGAGAGAAGACGTTAGGAAAAACTATTGCAGTCTTCGTGATGAAACACCTGAACGTAAATCAGGCCAAGAGAAATCACATTCAgtaaatactgaagaaaaaattGGCATTGACATCGATCACACGCAGAGTTACCGAAAACAAATGGAACAGAGTCGTAGGAAACAGCAGATGGAAATGGAAATAGCCAAGTCTGAGAAGTTTGGCAGTCCTAAAAAAGATGTAGATGAATATGAAAGACGTAGCCTCGTTCACGAGGTAGGCAAACCCCCTCAAGATGTCACTGATGACTCTCCTCCtagcaaaaagaaaaggatggaTCATGTCGATTTTGATATCTGCACCAAGCGAGAACGGAATTACAGAAGTTCACGCCAAATCAGCGAAGATTCTGAAAGGACTGGTGGTTCTCCCAGTGTCCGACATGGTTCCTTCCATGAAGATGAGGATCCCATAGGCTCCCCTAGGCTACTGTCAGTAAAAGGGTCTCCTAAAGTAGATGAAAAAGTCCTCCCCTATTCTAACATAACAGTCAGGGAAGAGTCTTTAAAATTTAATCCTTATGATTCTAGCAGGAGAGAACAGATGGCAGATATGGCCAAAATAAAACTATCTGTCTTGAATTCTGAAGATGAACTAAATCGTTGGGACTCTCAGATGAAACAGGATGCCAGCAGATTTGATGTGAGTTTCCCAAACAGCATAATTAAGAGAGATAGCCTTCGAAAAAGGTCTGTACGAGATCTGGAACCTGGTGAGGTGCCTTCTGATTCTGACGAAGATGGTGAACACAAATCCCACTCACCCAGAGCCTCTGCATTATATGAAAGTTCTCGATTGTCTTTTTTATTGAGGGACAGAGAAGACAAGCTACGTGAGCGAGATGAAAGACTCTCTAGTTCTTTAGAAAGGAACAAATTTTACTCTTTTGCATTGGATAAGACAATCACACCAGACACTAAAGCTTTGCTTGAAAGAGCTAAATCCCTCTCTTCATCTCGTGAAGAAAATTGGTCTTTTCTTGATTGGGACTCCCGATTTGCAAATTTTCGAaacaacaaagataaagaaaaggttGACTCTGCTCCAAGACCTATTCCATCCTGGtacatgaaaaagaagaaaattaggaCTGATTCAGAAGGGAAAATGGATGATAAGAAAGAGGACCATAAAGAAGAAGAGCAAGAGAGGCAGGAATTGTTTGCTTCTCGTTTTTTACACAGCTCAATCTTTGAACAAGATTCCAAGCGATTGCAGCAtctagagagaaaagaggaagattCTGACTTCATTTCTGGTAGGATCTATGGGAAGCAGACATCTGAGGGAGCAAACAGCACAACTGATTCCATTCAAGAACCAGTAGTTCTGTTCCATAGCAGATTTATGGAGCTCACACGGatgcaacagaaagaaaaagaaaaagaccagaAACCCAAAGAGGTTGAGAAACAGGAAGATACAGAGAATCATCCCAAGACCCCAGAATCTGCTCCTGAGAATAAAGATTCAGAACTGAAAACTCCACCTTCCGTTGGGCCTCCAAGTGTCACAGTCGTAACTCTAGAATCAGCCCCATCAGCACTAGAGAAGACCACTGGTGACAAAACGGTAGAGGCACCTTTGGTAACAGAAGAGAAGACTGTGGAGCCAGCTACCGTCTCAGAAGAAGCAAAGCCTGCATCTGAACCTGCTCCTGCCCCTGTGGAACAGCTGGAACAAGTAGACCTGCCCCCAGGAGCAGACCCCAATAAAGAAGCTGCCGTGATGCCTGCGGGTGTTGAGGAAGGTTCATCAGGTGACCAGCCGCCTTATCTGGATGCCAAGCCTCCAACTCCCGGGGCCTCGTTTTCCCAGGCAGAGAGCAACGTAGATCCAGAGCCTGACAGTACCCAGCCACTTTCAAAACCAGCTCAGAAGTCtgaggaagccagtgagccaaAGGCCGAAAAGCCAGACGCCACTGCAGATGCTGAGCCTGATGCAAACCAGAAAGCCGAAGCTGCACCTGAGTCTCAGCCCCCAGCTTCTGAAGATTTAGAGGTTGATCCTCCAGTTGCTGCAAAGgataaaaagccaaacaaaagcAAGCGTTCAAAGACCCCTGTTCAGGCAGCTGCAGTGAGTATCGTGGAGAAGCCCGTCACAAGGAAGAGTGAGAGGATAGACCGGGAAAAACTCAAGCGGTCCAATTCTCCTCGGGGAGAAGCACAGAAGCTTTTGGAattgaagatggaggcagagaagaTTACAAGGACTGCTTCTAAAAACTCTGCTGCAGACCTTGAACATCCCGAACCAAGTTTGCCTCTCAGCCGAACAAGGCGCCGGAATGTAAGGAGCGTCTATGCAACCATGGGTGACCATGAAAACCGCTCGCCTGTCAAAGAGCCCGTTGAGCAACCAAGAGTGACCAGAAAGAGATTGGAGCGAGAGCTTCAGGAGGCTGCAGCGGTTCCCACCACCCCTCGGAGGGGAAGGCCTCCAAAGACACGCCGGCGAGCCGATGAAGAGGAGGAGAACGAGGCCAAGGAACCTGCAGAAACACTCAAGCCACCTGAGGGATGGCGGTCGCCAAGGTCCCAGAAAACTGCAGCTGGTGGTGGACCCcaagggaaaaagggaaaaaatgaaccGAAGGTGGATGCTACACGTCCTGAGGCCACCACTGAGGTGGGCCCCCAAATAGGCGTGAAAGAGAGCTCCATGGAACCCAAGGCTGctgaggaggaggcagggagtgaACAGAAACGTGACAGAAAAGATGCTGGCACAGACAAAAACCCCCCTGAAACCGCCCCTGTTGAAGTTGTAGAGAAAAAACCGGCCCCTGAAAAAAACTCCAAATCAAAGAGAGGAAGATCTCGAAACTCCAGGTTAGCAGTGGACAAATCTGCAAGTCTGAAAAATGTGGATGCTGCTGTCAGTCCCAGGGGGGCTGCAGCACAGGCAGGGGAGAGGGAATCTGGGGTGGTGGCAGTCTCCCCTGAGAAAAGTGAGAGTCCCCAAAAGGAGGATGGTTTATCATCCCAATTGAAAAGTGATCCAGTTGATCCAGACAAGGAACCAGAGAAAGAAGACGTGTCTGCCTCTGGGCCATCCCCAGAAGCCACCCAGTTAGCCAAGCAGATGGAGCTGGAGCAGGCCGTGGAACACATCGCAAAGCTCGCCGAGGCCTCTGCCGCCTATAAGGCAGATGCACCAGAGGGCCTTGCCCCAGAGGACAGGGACAAGCCTGCACACCAAGCAAGTGAAACAGAGCTGGCTGCGGCCATCGGCTCCATCATCAATGACATTTCTGGGGAGCCAGAAAACTTCCCAGCACCTCCACCTTATCCTGGAGAATCCCAGACAGATTTGCAACCCCCCGCAGGTGCACAGGCACTGCAGCCTTCTGAGGAAGGAATGGAGACAGATGAGGCTGTATCTGGCATCCTGGAAACTGAGGCTGCTACAGAATCTTCTAGGCCTCCAGTCAATGCTCCTGACCCCTCAGCAGGCCCAACAGATACCAAGGAAGCCAGAGGAAATAGCAGTGAAACCTCACACTCAGTGCCAGAAGCCAAAGGGTCTAAAGAAGTGGAAGTCACTCTTGTTCGGAAAGACAAAGGGCGCCAGAAAACAACCCGATCACGCCGCAAGCGAAACACAAACAAGAAAGTGGTGGCTCCTGTAGAGAGCCATGTCCCTGAATCCGACCAAGCTCAAGGTGAGAGTCCTGCTGCAAATGAGGGGACAACAGTACAGCACCCCGAAGCCCCACAGGAAGAAAAGCAGAGTGAGAAACCCCATTCCACTCCTCCTCAGTCATGTACTTCCGACCTAAGCAAGATTCCCCCCCCAGAGAATTCGTCCCAAGAAATCAGTGTTGAGGAAAGGACTCCAACCAAAGCATCTGTGCCCTCAGaccttcccccacctccccagccagCACCGGTGGATGAGGAGCCTCAAGCCAGGTTCAGGGTGCATTCCATCATTGAAAGTGACCCGGTGACCCCACCCAGCGATCCAAGCATCCCCATACCCACACTGCCTTCTGTAACTGCAGCAAAGCTCTCACCTCCTGTCGCCTCTGGGGGGATCCCACACCAGAGCCCCCCTACTAAGGTGACAGAGTGGATCACAAGGCAGGAGGAGCCACGGGCTCAGTCCACTCCATCTCCAGCTCTTCCCCCAGACACAAAGGCCTCTGATGTTGACACCAGCTCCAGCACCCTGAGGAAGATTCTCATGGACCCCAAGTATGTGTCTGCCACAAGTGTCACTTCCACAAGTGTCACCACAGCCATTGCAGAGCCTGTCAGTGCTGCCCCTTGCCTACATGAGGCCCCGCCCCCTCCAGTTGACTCTAAAAAGCCTTTAGAAGAAAAAACAGCACCTCCAGTGACAAACAACTCTGAGACACAAGCCTCGGAGGTGCTGGTAGCTGCTGACAAGGAAAAGGTGGCTCCAGTCATTGCTCCCAAAATTACCTCTGTTATTAGCCGGATGCCTGTCAGCATTGATCTGGAAAATTCACAGAAGATAACCTTGGCAAAACCAGCTCCTCAAACCCTCACTGGTCTGGTGAGCGCACTCACTGGCCTGGTGAACGTCTCCCTGGTCCCGGTGAATGCCCTGAAAGGCCCCGTGAAGGGCTCAGTGACCACACTGAAAAGTTTGGTGAGCACCCCTGCTGGGCCCGTGAATGTCCTGAAAGGGCCTGTGAATGTTCTTACAGGGCCAGTGAATGTTCTCACCACTCCAGTGAACGCCACGGTGGGCACAGTGAACGCCGCCCCAGGCACAGTCAATGCCGCTGCGAGTGCAGTGAATGCCACAGCAAGTGCAGTGACCGTCACAGCGGGTGCGGTTACTGCTGCATCTGGTGGTGTAACGGCCACAACAGGCACGGTGACAATGGCAGGGGCAGTGATTGCGCCATCAGCAAGGTGCAAACAGAGAGCGAGTGCTAATGAAAACAGTCGGTTCCACCCAGGGTCCATGCCTGTGATCGACGATCGTCCGGCAGACGCGGGCTCAGGGGCGGGGCTGCGTGTGAACACTTCTGAAGGGGTTGTGCTCCTGAGTTACTCAGGGCAGAAGACCGAAGGCCCACAGCGGATCAGCGCCAAGATCAGCCAGATCCCCCCGGCCAGTGCAATGGACATTGAATTTCAGCAGTCGGTGTCCAAGTCCCAGGTCAAACCTGATTCTGTCACAGCATCGCAGCCTCCATCCAAAGGCCCTCAAGCTCCTGCAGGCTATGCGAACGTGGCCACCCATTCCACGTTGGTACTGACCGCCCAGACATATAACGCCTCTCCTGTGATTTCGTCTGTGAAGGCCGATAGGCCATCCTTGGAGAAGCCCGAGCCCATTCACCTCTCGGTGTCCACGCCTGTCACCCAGGGAGGCACGGTGAAGGTTCTCACCCAGGGGATCAACACACCGCCTGTGCTGGTTCACAACCAGCTGGTCCTCACCCCAAGCATTGTCACCACAAACAAGAAGCTTGCTGACCCCGTCACCCTTAAAATCGAGACCAAGGTCCTTCAGCCGGCCAACCTGGGGTCCACGCTCACGCCCCACCACCCTCCTGCTCTTTCCAGCAAACTGCCTACAGAAGTCAACCATGTCCCCTCGGGGCCCAGCATCCCAGCAGATCGAACTGTCTCCCATTTGGCAGCTGCAAAGCTAGACGCTCATTCTCCTCGACCAAGTGGACCCGGGCCATCCTCATTCCCAAGGGCAAGCCACCCCAGCAGTACTGCATCTACGGCGCTCTCCACCAACGCCACAGTCATGCTGGCTGCAGGCATCCCAGTGCCCCAGTTCATCTCCAGCATCCACCCAGAGCAGTCTGTCATCATGCCACCCCACAGCATCACCCAGACTGTGTCCCTGAGCCACCTCTCCCAGGGCGAGGTGAGAATGAACACTCCCACGCTGCCCAGTATCACCTACAGCATCCGGCCAGAAGCGCTTCACTCTCCTCGGGCTCCGCTGCAGCCCCAGCAAATAGAGGTCAGGGCCCCACAGCGTGCCAGCACCCCGCAGCCAGCCCCAGCTGGTGTGCCTGCACTGGCCTCCCAGCACCCTCCCGAGGAGGAAGTGCATTATCACCTTCCTGTCGCTCGAGCCACAGCCCCTGTGCAGTCAGAGGTACTAGTCATGCAGTCTGAGTACCGACTGCACCCCTATACTGTGCCACGGGATGTGAGGATCATGGTGCATCCACATGTGACGGCAGTCAGCGAGCAGCCCAGGGCCGCGGATGGGGTGGTGAAGGTGCCACCAGCCAGCAAGGCCCCTCAGCAGCCAGGGAAGGAAGCTGCCAAGACACCAGATGCCAaagctgcccccacccccacccctgcccccgtccctgtccctgtccccctTCCTGCCGCTGCTCCTGCCCCTCATGGTGAGGCCCGTATCCTCACAGTTACCCCCAGTAACCAACTCCAGGGGCTGCCTCTGACCCCTCCTGTGGTGGTGACCCATGGGGTGCAGATTGTGCACTCCAGCGGGGAGCTGTTTCAAGAGTACCGGTACGGCGACATCCGCACCTACCACCCCCCGGCCCAGCTCACACACACTCAGTTTCCCGCCGCTTCCTCTGTTGGCCTGCCTTCCCGGACCAAGACAGCTGCTCAG GGCCCTCCTCCTGAAGGTGAGCCCCTGCAGCCTCCTCAGCCTGTGCAGTCCACACAGCCTGCCCAGCCTGCACCACCCTGCCCGCCCTCCCAGCTCGGCCAGCCCGGCCAGCCACCAAGCAGCAAGATGCCTCAAGTGTCCCAGGAGGCAAAGGGGACCCAGACGGGAGTAGAGCAGCCTCGCCTCCCAGCTGGACCTGCAAACAGGCCACCTGAGCCTCACACCCAGGTTCAGAGGGCACAAGCGGAAACAGGCCCgacttccttcccctcccctgtgTCTGTCTCCATGAAGCCTGACCTTCCAGTCTCTCTTCCCACTCAGACTGCCCCAAAACAGCCGTTGTTTGTCCCAACAACCTCTGGCCCCAGCACCCCACCAGGACTGGTTCTGCCACACACTGAATTCCAGCCAACCCCCAAACAAGATTCCTCTCCACACCTGACTTCCCAGAGACCCGTGGATATGGTTCAACTTCTGAAG AAGTACCCCATCGTGTGGCAGGGCCTGCTGGCCCTCAAGAATGACACAGCTGCTGTGCAGCTCCACTTCGTCTCTGGCAACAACGTCCTGGCCCATCGGTCCCTGCCCCTTTCTGAAGGAGGGCCCCCACTAAGGATCGCCCAGAGGATGCGGCTGGAGGCAACGCAGCTGGAAGGGGTTGCCCGAAGGATGACG CCTGCCTACGTGCTGCAGATCTTCCCGCCCTGTGAGTTCTCTGAGAGTCACCTGTCCCGCCTGGCCCCTGACCTCCTTGCCAGCATCTCCAACATCTCTCCCCACCTCATGATTGTCATTGCCTCCGTGTGA